In the Haliaeetus albicilla chromosome 7, bHalAlb1.1, whole genome shotgun sequence genome, one interval contains:
- the LOC104319787 gene encoding signal transducer and activator of transcription 5B isoform X2: protein MAVWIQAQQLQGEALRQMQALYGQHFPIEVRHYLSQWIESQAWDSIDLDNPQENVKATQLLEGLIQELQKKADHQVGEDGFLLKIKLGHYATQLQNTYDRCPMELVRCIRHILYHEQRLVREANNSPSPAGSLVDAMSQKHLQINQTFEELRLITQDSENELKKLQQTQEYFIIQYQENMRLQAQFSQLSQLGPQERLSRETTLQQKKASLEAWLHREAQTLQQYRVDLAEKHQKTLQLLRKQQTTILDDELIQWKRRQQLAGNGGPPEGTLDVLQSWCEKLAEIIWQNRQQIRRAEHLCQQLPIPGPVEEMLSELNGTITDIISALVTSTFIIEKQPPQVLKTQTKFAATVRLLVGGKLNVHMNPPQVKATIISEQQAKALLKNESTRNESSGEILNNCCVMEYHQATGTLSAHFRNMSLKRIKRSDRRGAESVTEEKFTILFESQFSVGGNELVFQVKTLSLPVVVIVHGSQDNNATATVLWDNAFAEPGRVPFAVPDKVQWPQLCEALNMKFKAEVQSSRGLTKENLVFLAQKLFNSTSSHLEDYSSTTVSWSQFNRENLPGRNYTFWQWFDGVMEVLKKHLKPHWNDGAILGFVNKQQAHDLLINKPDGTFLLRFSDSEIGGITIAWKFDSSERMFWNLMPFTTRDFSIRSLADRLGDLSYLIYVFPDRPKDEVFSKYYTPVLSKAVDGYVKPQIKQVVPEFVSASGDSAPGGATYMDQAPSPAVCSQPHYNMYAQNPDTVLDPEGDFDLDDTMDVARHVEELLRRPMDSQWIPHAQS from the exons ATGGCGGTGTGGATCCAGGCGCAGCAGCTCCAGGGCGAAGCCCTGCGGCAGATGCAGGCGCTCTACGGGCAGCACTTTCCCATCGAGGTGCGGCACTACCTGTCACAGTGGATCGAGAGCCAGGCTTG GGACTCCATCGACCTCGACAACCCCCAGGAGAATGTGAAGGCGACGCAGCTGCTGGAGGGGCTGAtccaggagctgcagaagaAGGCAGACCACCAAGTGGGCGAAGATGGCTTCCTGCTGAAGATCAAGCTGGGGCACTATGCCACGCAGCTGCAG AACACATACGACCGGTGCCCCATGGAGCTGGTGCGCTGCATCCGGCACATCCTCTACCACGAGCAGCGGCTGGTGCGGGAGGCGAACAAC AGCCCCTCGCCGGCTGGCTCCCTGGTGGATGCCATGTCCCAGAAGCACCTGCAGATCAACCAGACCTTCGAGGAGCTGCGGCTCATCACGCAGGACTCTGAGAACGAGCTCAAGAAGCTGCAGCAGACGCAGGAGTACTTCATCATCCAGTACCAGGAGAACATGCGCCTCCAAG CCCAGttctcccagctctcccagctgggTCCCCAGGAGCGCCTGTCACGGGAGACGACgctgcagcagaagaaagcGTCGCTGGAGGCCTGGCTGCACCGGGAGGCCCAGACACTACAGCAGTACCGTGTG GACCTGGCCGAGAAGCACCAGAAGACGCTGCAGCTGCTGCGCAAGCAGCAGACGACCATACTGGATGATGAGCTGATCCAGTGGAAGCGTCGGCAGCAGCTAGCGGGAAACGGGGGTCCCCCTGAGGGCACCCTGGAcgtgctgcagagctg gTGCGAGAAGCTGGCGGAGATCATCTGGCAGAACCGGCAGCAGATCCGCCGGGCTGAACACTTGTGCCAGCAGCTGCCGATCCCGGGCCCGGTGGAGGAGATGCTGTCGGAGCTGAACGGCACCATCACTGACATCATCTCTGCCCTGGTGACCAG caccttCATCATCGAGAAGCAGCCCCCCCAGGTGCTGAAGACACAGACTAAGTTTGCAGCCACCGTGCGGCTCCTGGTGGGGGGGAAGCTGAACGTGCACATGAACCCCCCCCAGGTGAAGGCCACCATCATCAGTGAGCAGCAAGCCAAGGCCCTGCTGAAGAACGAGAGTACCCGCAA CGAGAGCAGCGGGGAGATCCTCAACAACTGCTGCGTGATGGAGTACCACCAGGCCACGGGGACGCTCAGTGCCCACTTCCGCAACATG TCCCTGAAGCGGATCAAGCGCTCGGACCGCCGTGGGGCTGAGTCTGTGACAGAGGAGAAGTTCACCATCCTCTTCGAGTCGCAGTTCAGTGTTGGTGGCAACGAGCTGGTCTTCCAGGTGAAG ACgctgtccctgcctgtggtGGTGATCGTGCATGGGAGCCAGGACAATAATGCCACAGCCACCGTGCTCTGGGACAACGCCTTCGCCGAGCCC GGCCGCGTGCCCTTCGCTGTGCCTGACAAGGTGCAGTGGCCCCAGCTCTGCGAGGCACTCAACATGAAGTTCAAGGCAGAGGTGCAGAGCAGCCGCGGGCTGACCAAGGAGAACTTGGTGTTCCTGGCGCAGAAGCTCTTCAACAGCACCAGCTCCCACCTGGAGGACTACAGCAGCACCACGGTGTCCTGGTCCCAGTTCAACCGG GAAAACCTGCCCGGGAGGAATTACACCTTCTGGCAGTGGTTTGACGGGGTCATGGAGGTGCTGAAGAAGCATCTGAAGCCGCACTGGAACGATGG GGCCATCCTGGGCTTCGTCAACAAGCAGCAGGCGCATGACCTGCTCATCAACAAACCCGATGGGACCTTCCTCCTGCGGTTCAGTGACTCGGAGATTGGTGGCATCACCATCGCGTGGAAGTTCGACTCCT ctgagaGGATGTTCTGGAACCTGATGCCTTTCACCACCAGGGACTTCTCCATCCGCTCCCTGGCCGACCGCCTTGGGGACCTCAGTTACCTCATCTATGTGTTCCCTGACCGGCCCAAGGACGAGGTCTTCTCTAAGTACTACACGCCGGTTCTCT CTAAAGCCGTGGATGGATACGTGAAGCCACAGATCAAGCAAGTGGTGCCAGA GTTCGTCAGCGCAtcaggtgattctgcccctGGAGGGGCCACCTACATGGACCAGGCTCCCTCGCCCGCCGTCTGCTCCCAGCCCCATTACAACATGTATGCCCAGAA CCCCGACACCGTGCTGGACCCCGAGGGAGACTTCGACCTGGATGACACCATGGACGTGGCAAGGCATGtggaggagctgctgcggcGCCCTATGGACAGTCAGTGGATCCCCCATGCCCAGTCGTGA
- the LOC104319787 gene encoding signal transducer and activator of transcription 5B isoform X1, with the protein MAVWIQAQQLQGEALRQMQALYGQHFPIEVRHYLSQWIESQAWDSIDLDNPQENVKATQLLEGLIQELQKKADHQVGEDGFLLKIKLGHYATQLQNTYDRCPMELVRCIRHILYHEQRLVREANNSPSPAGSLVDAMSQKHLQINQTFEELRLITQDSENELKKLQQTQEYFIIQYQENMRLQAQFSQLSQLGPQERLSRETTLQQKKASLEAWLHREAQTLQQYRVDLAEKHQKTLQLLRKQQTTILDDELIQWKRRQQLAGNGGPPEGTLDVLQSWCEKLAEIIWQNRQQIRRAEHLCQQLPIPGPVEEMLSELNGTITDIISALVTSTFIIEKQPPQVLKTQTKFAATVRLLVGGKLNVHMNPPQVKATIISEQQAKALLKNESTRNESSGEILNNCCVMEYHQATGTLSAHFRNMSLKRIKRSDRRGAESVTEEKFTILFESQFSVGGNELVFQVKTLSLPVVVIVHGSQDNNATATVLWDNAFAEPGRVPFAVPDKVQWPQLCEALNMKFKAEVQSSRGLTKENLVFLAQKLFNSTSSHLEDYSSTTVSWSQFNRENLPGRNYTFWQWFDGVMEVLKKHLKPHWNDGAILGFVNKQQAHDLLINKPDGTFLLRFSDSEIGGITIAWKFDSSERMFWNLMPFTTRDFSIRSLADRLGDLSYLIYVFPDRPKDEVFSKYYTPVLCESTPAKAVDGYVKPQIKQVVPEFVSASGDSAPGGATYMDQAPSPAVCSQPHYNMYAQNPDTVLDPEGDFDLDDTMDVARHVEELLRRPMDSQWIPHAQS; encoded by the exons ATGGCGGTGTGGATCCAGGCGCAGCAGCTCCAGGGCGAAGCCCTGCGGCAGATGCAGGCGCTCTACGGGCAGCACTTTCCCATCGAGGTGCGGCACTACCTGTCACAGTGGATCGAGAGCCAGGCTTG GGACTCCATCGACCTCGACAACCCCCAGGAGAATGTGAAGGCGACGCAGCTGCTGGAGGGGCTGAtccaggagctgcagaagaAGGCAGACCACCAAGTGGGCGAAGATGGCTTCCTGCTGAAGATCAAGCTGGGGCACTATGCCACGCAGCTGCAG AACACATACGACCGGTGCCCCATGGAGCTGGTGCGCTGCATCCGGCACATCCTCTACCACGAGCAGCGGCTGGTGCGGGAGGCGAACAAC AGCCCCTCGCCGGCTGGCTCCCTGGTGGATGCCATGTCCCAGAAGCACCTGCAGATCAACCAGACCTTCGAGGAGCTGCGGCTCATCACGCAGGACTCTGAGAACGAGCTCAAGAAGCTGCAGCAGACGCAGGAGTACTTCATCATCCAGTACCAGGAGAACATGCGCCTCCAAG CCCAGttctcccagctctcccagctgggTCCCCAGGAGCGCCTGTCACGGGAGACGACgctgcagcagaagaaagcGTCGCTGGAGGCCTGGCTGCACCGGGAGGCCCAGACACTACAGCAGTACCGTGTG GACCTGGCCGAGAAGCACCAGAAGACGCTGCAGCTGCTGCGCAAGCAGCAGACGACCATACTGGATGATGAGCTGATCCAGTGGAAGCGTCGGCAGCAGCTAGCGGGAAACGGGGGTCCCCCTGAGGGCACCCTGGAcgtgctgcagagctg gTGCGAGAAGCTGGCGGAGATCATCTGGCAGAACCGGCAGCAGATCCGCCGGGCTGAACACTTGTGCCAGCAGCTGCCGATCCCGGGCCCGGTGGAGGAGATGCTGTCGGAGCTGAACGGCACCATCACTGACATCATCTCTGCCCTGGTGACCAG caccttCATCATCGAGAAGCAGCCCCCCCAGGTGCTGAAGACACAGACTAAGTTTGCAGCCACCGTGCGGCTCCTGGTGGGGGGGAAGCTGAACGTGCACATGAACCCCCCCCAGGTGAAGGCCACCATCATCAGTGAGCAGCAAGCCAAGGCCCTGCTGAAGAACGAGAGTACCCGCAA CGAGAGCAGCGGGGAGATCCTCAACAACTGCTGCGTGATGGAGTACCACCAGGCCACGGGGACGCTCAGTGCCCACTTCCGCAACATG TCCCTGAAGCGGATCAAGCGCTCGGACCGCCGTGGGGCTGAGTCTGTGACAGAGGAGAAGTTCACCATCCTCTTCGAGTCGCAGTTCAGTGTTGGTGGCAACGAGCTGGTCTTCCAGGTGAAG ACgctgtccctgcctgtggtGGTGATCGTGCATGGGAGCCAGGACAATAATGCCACAGCCACCGTGCTCTGGGACAACGCCTTCGCCGAGCCC GGCCGCGTGCCCTTCGCTGTGCCTGACAAGGTGCAGTGGCCCCAGCTCTGCGAGGCACTCAACATGAAGTTCAAGGCAGAGGTGCAGAGCAGCCGCGGGCTGACCAAGGAGAACTTGGTGTTCCTGGCGCAGAAGCTCTTCAACAGCACCAGCTCCCACCTGGAGGACTACAGCAGCACCACGGTGTCCTGGTCCCAGTTCAACCGG GAAAACCTGCCCGGGAGGAATTACACCTTCTGGCAGTGGTTTGACGGGGTCATGGAGGTGCTGAAGAAGCATCTGAAGCCGCACTGGAACGATGG GGCCATCCTGGGCTTCGTCAACAAGCAGCAGGCGCATGACCTGCTCATCAACAAACCCGATGGGACCTTCCTCCTGCGGTTCAGTGACTCGGAGATTGGTGGCATCACCATCGCGTGGAAGTTCGACTCCT ctgagaGGATGTTCTGGAACCTGATGCCTTTCACCACCAGGGACTTCTCCATCCGCTCCCTGGCCGACCGCCTTGGGGACCTCAGTTACCTCATCTATGTGTTCCCTGACCGGCCCAAGGACGAGGTCTTCTCTAAGTACTACACGCCGGTTCTCTGTGAGTCCACGCCAG CTAAAGCCGTGGATGGATACGTGAAGCCACAGATCAAGCAAGTGGTGCCAGA GTTCGTCAGCGCAtcaggtgattctgcccctGGAGGGGCCACCTACATGGACCAGGCTCCCTCGCCCGCCGTCTGCTCCCAGCCCCATTACAACATGTATGCCCAGAA CCCCGACACCGTGCTGGACCCCGAGGGAGACTTCGACCTGGATGACACCATGGACGTGGCAAGGCATGtggaggagctgctgcggcGCCCTATGGACAGTCAGTGGATCCCCCATGCCCAGTCGTGA